In the genome of Lathyrus oleraceus cultivar Zhongwan6 chromosome 4, CAAS_Psat_ZW6_1.0, whole genome shotgun sequence, the window GGGTGCAAACCAGGTTCGACCAACTAAATCTCATAGAAGAGAAGCGCATGGCTGCAATATGTCACGGGCAACTGTATCAACAAAGGCTtaaaaagcattcgacaagaaagttcgtccTCGACACTTTGAAGAAGGTGATCTAGTTCTTAGGAAAGTCCTACCCATCCATAAAGATCCCCGCGGCAAATGGACCCCAAACTACGAGGGACCATATGTCGTGAAGAAGGCCTTCTCTGGAGGAGCTCTGATTCTCATGACTATGGATGGAGCTGAGTTACCACGAGCCATAaactcagatgcagttaagaaatactaTGCCTAGAAAAAGAGGATAAAAagcccgctaagttgaaaaccctaaagggcgacttaggcaaaaattagggcgtcccggtggattgaaaacttgaaagaGCAATCCAGGCAAAAAATTAGGGACTTGTATAATAATAAAACCCGataagtcgaaaacccaaaagggcggcttaagAAAAATAGGGTGTATCATCTCGGTGGACTAAGACTCGAAAAgagcggtccaggcaaaaattagggatatcCAAAAGGCATGTGACCACATCATTTATTTCATCCTACGACAAGAATTCAGATGGGAGTAATCAATTCAATCATCACCGTCGGAAGCAAAGTATTGTAACCTCGAAGATGTAGGGATAATAACACGTGTTAAATTCAATAGGGACATGAATAAATCTGTTTTTTGTTGCCATTTTTATGTCTTTGTAGACTTTCGGTAATCTCTCCTTACGGGAATTACCTCCTTATGTAATATTGCCTATTTACGGGCAAAATCTCAATTAATAAATTTTGTTTTCCAAACCTCTTCCTTTACTTTTCAATTTTTCCGCTTGATTACAAAATGTCAACTATTTGTGAATAATGCATTGAAATGTTGGGCATACTAAAAAAGGCTTGCAAGAGAAAACATATTTTACTTCGATTTTGAAAGTGTTAAAGGGATCATATTCTTATAACATCGCTTCTCAGGAAAAATACAGGGTTCATAAACTAACAGTCACACGAATATAAAAGTTTCTCCTTATACAAGAAGAAGGGCACATTGCATATTCGTGGATATCAAGAACATCACGGTCAGTTCCATGGCCATAGCAAAATCTCAAGGGGTCGGAGGGTCAAAACATCAAGAAAACACTGATTCCCACAAAAGCATACATTGCATATACATATCATAAAAGAAGCATTAGCAAAAAAAAAAGGGTTGCATCATGCACCAAACATCAAACATACATCAATTCAAAATACACATACACATAAACATGCATCCATAATACATGCCATAAGATTTGCGACCACTTTTAGAGATTCAATCCCTAGCTATACcaatacatttccccaagcatAAATGCTTATGGGCCTTCCCTAGTAAGTAACACTCCCTTAAGCACCTTTTCATTAAAGGACTTATTCAGCAAGCTCGCTCGCTAAGAATCTTTAAAAGGAATCTATCAAGTAGCCGGTCATCCTGAATGATCGTTATCAACCAGTGAGCAGGTCTTCACCTCTCACCTTCCCCAACTCACCTGTGGGATATGTTCCAACACGCTAGGGTTTTCATCAATATAAAGGGTTATATCAAGAGATTATGTCAATGGATGCTATCAAGGGGTTTATCAAGGATTCTACCAAGGGGTTTGTCAAGGATTTTTACCAAGGGGTTTTCATCAGAGATTATCTGTCGAGGGTTCATTAGGGTTTTATCATCAGGGGTTCCATCAGAAGTTGTATAAGAGGTATCACCAAGAGTTATGCCAGGGATTTTATTACGAGTTTCATCAGGGGTTCTACCAGGGTTATCAAACAGTGACCAGAGGATCGTCCGAGTCTTGTCTGGTTTCTGTGATTATGGGAACCGTATGCAAATAGATATTATTAGGGATACATCAAAGTGGGATACCAACAGAGCACCAGCGATTGGTCAATCATTGCTCGGCTCCGGAGTCTATTAACCCCGCGGTCAAAATTAGGGTTCCTCTTTATATTTAATCATCTTCCATCATGAGATGATGAAGGCTCAACGTCATCATCCTCTCAGTTTGAAGctaattaaataggggcagctgtcgtaccccaaattttgccCACACTTCATATGCTTTCTAGTGCCACTTTATGTTGAATAAATGAAATGGCACAATTGGAAAGAGAGCATGTGAAAGGCATGTAAGCACAAGGACATGGGTTCGATTTCAACTTTTTTCATATTTTTGGCATCATTTATTaacaaatattttaaataataattaatttttttatttttatccgaaataaaaaaaaatgattaaaagaAGAGTGTAAGGAACTTAAGGGCAAGCACGCAAGTTCAAATCTCACCATCTTTAAATTTAGTACTTTTGTGCTCttatttttaaaatcatttttttttctttctacTTTTATTTTGGCATTTTTTTATAATTAAACCTCTATTAGACACTATTATTTTCATTAACACTATGATTAATATTCTTGTTACTATTAATTTCGTTTTTATGTTACGTTAATACCTTTAGTATATTAAAATTGTTATTACTAGGTAGATATTATAGGTTTATTAATGCTATTTTTATGGcactattattattattcaattcCATTAAattcaaataagaaaagaaaGAGAAACAGAAAGAGCATTTTGGTTCATCATCATCAATGCCGTATCCCCAATGTCCAAATTACAAAAGAAAAAATCAGAGTTTCCGAAAGTTAAAGTCACAGTTTCTACCGATTCAATCATAAACATATCTCTATCAGATTTTTATTAACTCCAAAATCAATTAATCAATTTCAAATATGATACGAAATTCAAATCACAGTAGACAATCCATTCTTCCCAAATTTAACAACAATCAAAATCAATTCCTAAAattgttttttattataaaaagATAGAATAGTAAGAAGAAAAGGGGGACACAATTGGAAACCAAGGAAAATTACTGTAAGAGAAAAATTAAAACACCGCAACAGCATCCACAACGATCGGAAGAAGAGAAGACGATACTTCAAAAACCTACGCGACCAATCACGACATCCTCCTCTGTGCACCAGTCGCGCGCTGCCTCTCTCAATCGATCTTCTCATCGCTGTTCATCCTGAACGCCACTGCACCACCGCTAACGGCGTTTCCGGTCAAGGTCCGAACTCAACCCCTTACTTATTTTGCATAATGATCGCTTGACTATGGTTGTTATTATTAAATATGATGTGGTGGGTTTGTGTATGATGATGGAATTAAGGGAAAGAAGATCTGTTTTTTTGTTGTTAAGAGAGAGATGAAAATCTATGGTGTTTTATTATGtcttattttatattatttttctCTTACTTATTTGCCACTTGTCACAATTAGAATGAGAATTTGTTTTGGTTGAAATCTTGACCGAAAGAGCTGTATTGTGATGCATGcattatttcaatttttttattattctCGTTGTTATAGTACATGCCTAACTTACttaatttattttcttatataaaaGTCATGATAAATATCCTTATCTAATTGTATGGTTAATTTTAAAGAGAGGGATATGGATGGGGTAGACTCCAATTTGCCTTCCTGgatttatttttgtgtttttttcatactattatttatgttttttatggACTTTGAGATTTAGAAATGCTAATAGGTTTGAAATCCTAATTATTGACTCTAACTCTAGGTTTCGGAGTATTGAAAAGTgtttataaaaattaaatatttaaattatttagTATATTTTAAAATTTGTAGTCTTTTGTGTCaaagaaatatttattttattttcacGTTTTGTTAATAGGAATAGAGGTAAATTGTATTGACTCTCATTCATTACTAAATATCTCCCATAATCTCTTTTACACCCCTTCCAACTTGTATATGTTTttttcaattattattattaatattagAATAGTAATTCATAAAAACATTTATAGAAAAAAAACAGTAAAATAATTATACATCTATTAGGAGtttattttctaaatcaaactAATCATTATATTGTTGCAATCAAAATAAATGGGATAAATATGGGgaaaaaaaattagggatattTTATGGGATAATCATGGGATAACTTTGGGATAATATGGGATAAAATTCTATGACAAATTCTAAGGATTTTAAAGGGATAAAAATTGGGGTACGAAATATATTATCTAAGGGATAcgttatttattttcttaaataaactaGATGTTATATTTTTGAATCAAATAATTGGGATAAAATTGATCTCAACACACTTCAAATTATAAGTCCTCTACCCTAAGGTATTGAGGCATTTTAAAAATCAATCATTTCTCCGCCCCCGATGCGTGAGAGtttttcaagggataaaaacgacaaaacaaacaattattttctagaagaactacggtactctgatccctcgcctaatgcgaaggtacgtaggcatagagttgtaaactctagcgagtacaattaTGAAAAACATTTTTGGGTCTCTCGTCCATTTAAAAGTAACACCTTCTgtaaataaataattaattaataattagTAAATATCAAAGCAAACACTTTAGAAACACACACTAGCCCTAGAATTGTAGGAGGATtccattgagtacaatggaggtaaggggtgcctaacaccttccccttacttaactgaCTCTCGAACCTAGTCTCTCACCCTTAGtcattaggttttatcattatttccctattccttaggaatgaataaaggatggtggcgactctgtcatttttccagccgcgacagctggcgactctgctggggagttctAATACTTTCCCTAAAGAGAGTCCATCCTAACCTCCGATTTTAGGATTTTGTGTGCTTCCTTGTTTGCTTctatttgtttatttatttatttactgcttttcatttatttatttttctttttatgctCTATATTATTCTCTTATCTTATTAAATTATCATATCATTGGTGGGAATCGATATTATGTGAGGAGCTAAAACCCAAGCTCGAGAAAAAAGTTAAGCTTAAGTAAGGGGTCGTCCTGTCTCGGCCACCGGGGTTTTCATCCCGTAGGGTCTTTGATGACGATTCCGCCCAGAATAGATCAATTCAAGAGGTTTGTCATGAGAAGGCCAGCACTTCTTCATGATAGAGCTTTGGGTTCGATCCATGACTCTGGGGACCTAGTATAGAACCCTCGCAATTTAGGGTGACCTTACGTTATCAACCTGCAAAGGTCGTTACTAAGGTCCCGCCTAGACGAGGCTTATCCCGAAGGATTACCATAGGAAGGCTTGCtccttctcatggtaaaacaagggtatAGTCCATGACTCTATGACTATTATTTTACCAAAAGCTTTATATCCTACAAGTGAGGGGATTGGGTAGTCTAACCTTATATCCAACCTAATCTTAAGTAGCCTACCCAATATAGGGCATACTTACACGACCATCCTAACCAAAAATATGTAAAGATAAGATACATTCATATCATCATGTCATTAGCATCAAAAATAAAGCTCTTACATACATTTACCATCCTTTGGGGAATTTCAAAATTCGTTGTAGGTACTCAATGGAAATGAATAAAAGAACAACTCTCCGCATCAAGGCAACCATACCAGACCTCCAAAGTTTAAGGATCCTTCAGGGGTTGATGCCCAACTCCATCCAGAGGAAGTTTACGCTCAAATATGGGGGGATTCTTGATCTCTTAAGAGTCCCTGTGAAGGCAGAGGCAGTTACTGCCTtagctcagttctatgatccgccCTTGCGGTGTTTCCTCTTTCAAGACTTTCTCCTAGCCCCCACGCTAGAAGAGTTTAAATTATATGTAAACGTCCCCAAAAACAGAAAGGGACCATACATGGGAATGAGGCAGAAGATAAATCCCAAAGATTTGGCTTTGACTTTAGGGATATCCCCTGAGGACCTTCTGTCACATTATAAGGAAGATAAGGATGTCCAAGGTCTTAGGAGGAGTTACTTGGAAGGGGTAGCCCGAAGAATGGCTGGGACAGAAAGGTGGGGTTCATATATTGACGTTATGGCTTTAATAATGTTTGGGATAGTCCTCTTTCCTAATGTGGGTGACTTCGTGGATGTCTCGGCCATTAGTATCTTTTGGGCTGTGAAAAATCTCGAGGTGGATCCAGTGCCTGCTCTACTAGCTGACGTCTACTATACCATGAACATTTGCCATAGTAAGGAGAAGGGATCCCTGCGCTGTTGCATTCCATTGTTGTACCAATGGTTTGCCTCACATCTTTATAGGGACATCCATCTAATAGAGACCAAGGGTAATCACGCTTTGGCTCAAAAGCTGGCATCCCTAAATGAAGGATCGATCCTCTGGTATCCGAAGGAGACAGATACCAGAGACATAATCAtcagttgtgggagttttcccaatgtaCCCCTCATTGGTTCCAAAGGGTGCATTAACTACAATCCAGTACTGGCTCTAAGACAGTTGGGTCACCCCATATGGGAGAGGCCTAAAGAAGATGAGATAGAGGAGTTTATCTTACATGGTGGAGAAGCTTCATATAGAGAACAACTTAGGAAGGTTACTCGGGCGTGGGAAAAAGTGCATGTCAAGGATAACAAGCCAAAGAGAAAGGATACTTCATTCGGAGAGTCTTACACCCCTTAGATTAAGGAAAGGGTCCGTCTAATTAAGTTACCTTTCGTGATTGACCAAACTTATGTTCCAGACATACCTAACCCTGTTACAATGTCCACTGAGGAGGTCGACCATCTCAAAGACACTATTGCTAGGCTAGAACAAGATAAGGAAAGCCTAGAACATAGTCTTTATGACGTAA includes:
- the LOC127135799 gene encoding uncharacterized protein LOC127135799; protein product: MEMNKRTTLRIKATIPDLQSLRILQGLMPNSIQRKFTLKYGGILDLLRVPVKAEAVTALAQFYDPPLRCFLFQDFLLAPTLEEFKLYVNVPKNRKGPYMGMRQKINPKDLALTLGISPEDLLSHYKEDKDVQGLRRSYLEGVARRMAGTERWGSYIDVMALIMFGIVLFPNVGDFVDVSAISIFWAVKNLEVDPVPALLADVYYTMNICHSKEKGSLRCCIPLLYQWFASHLYRDIHLIETKGNHALAQKLASLNEGSILWYPKETDTRDIIISCGSFPNVPLIGSKGCINYNPVLALRQLGHPIWERPKEDEIEEFILHGGEASYREQLRKVTRAWEKVHVKDNKPKRKDTSFGESYTP